Proteins from a genomic interval of Novipirellula artificiosorum:
- a CDS encoding Gfo/Idh/MocA family protein has product MNLVTRRSILKATAAAVAAPMFIPATALGKGGAVAPSERINVGLIGLGARCRRIAGDTLKNVPSINIAAVSDCLPSRLDTFTAAVNPDATWKRYTEFREMIEKENLDAVMIETATHQRAWIACNAMAAGMDAYIEKPMSLTIAEGREMVQCARKHNRVTQIGTQQRSNPMTNWACGLIQDGKIGTVRRVKTMNFVGPVAIPGGMPKHPMPEGSDGTKWWDTWTGQAEFHEYNANLFYNWINYVDYDGGGRSFGVTGWGAHAYDQIQNGLGTSDTGPVSVTLMEPVRTFDAGMSDFHRDTDDDPAAALADEPKEISGPVGRCIMRYENGTEIDFGLTNDQGPSFGAVFEGTEGKIEINRNKVASNPKELTQNDENPGLLKGSQNNPHIQNFADCVKSRDKANADIEIGQRSTTICYLLNIARAVGKVGEELKWDPKTERFTNCDEGNAMLSRQRRQGWELPS; this is encoded by the coding sequence ATGAACCTCGTGACTCGACGAAGCATCTTAAAGGCAACCGCTGCCGCAGTCGCAGCGCCCATGTTCATTCCCGCAACCGCACTGGGCAAAGGCGGCGCGGTCGCTCCCAGTGAACGGATCAATGTTGGTTTGATCGGGCTGGGGGCACGTTGTCGCCGGATTGCCGGTGATACGCTGAAAAATGTTCCCTCGATCAACATCGCCGCTGTCAGCGATTGTCTACCGTCGCGGTTAGACACGTTTACCGCTGCGGTCAACCCCGATGCGACTTGGAAACGTTACACCGAGTTTCGCGAAATGATCGAGAAGGAAAATCTCGATGCGGTGATGATCGAAACGGCCACGCACCAGCGTGCTTGGATCGCGTGCAACGCCATGGCTGCCGGGATGGACGCGTACATCGAGAAGCCGATGTCGCTGACCATTGCCGAAGGTCGCGAGATGGTGCAGTGTGCTCGCAAGCACAATCGCGTCACTCAAATTGGAACACAGCAACGTTCCAACCCCATGACCAACTGGGCCTGCGGCTTGATTCAAGACGGCAAGATCGGAACCGTTCGGCGGGTCAAGACGATGAACTTTGTCGGCCCGGTAGCGATTCCCGGTGGCATGCCGAAACATCCGATGCCCGAAGGTTCCGACGGCACGAAGTGGTGGGACACGTGGACCGGCCAAGCCGAGTTCCACGAGTACAACGCCAATCTATTTTACAACTGGATCAACTACGTCGACTACGACGGCGGTGGGCGCAGCTTTGGCGTCACCGGTTGGGGCGCTCACGCGTATGACCAAATTCAAAACGGGCTCGGCACCAGCGATACTGGTCCGGTTAGCGTCACATTGATGGAACCCGTTCGCACGTTTGACGCCGGGATGAGCGATTTCCATCGCGACACGGACGACGATCCAGCAGCTGCTTTGGCGGATGAGCCAAAAGAAATTTCCGGCCCTGTCGGTCGCTGCATCATGCGTTACGAGAATGGCACGGAGATCGATTTCGGTTTGACGAACGACCAAGGCCCTTCGTTCGGGGCTGTGTTTGAAGGCACCGAAGGTAAGATCGAGATCAACCGCAACAAGGTTGCCTCGAATCCGAAAGAGCTAACCCAGAACGACGAGAACCCCGGTTTGCTGAAGGGCTCGCAAAACAATCCGCATATTCAGAACTTCGCCGATTGCGTCAAGAGTCGCGACAAGGCCAACGCGGATATCGAGATCGGTCAACGCAGCACTACAATTTGCTACCTGCTGAACATCGCTCGCGCGGTCGGGAAGGTCGGCGAAGAGTTAAAGTGGGACCCGAAAACCGAACGCTTCACGAACTGCGACGAAGGCAATGCGATGCTCAGCCGCCAACGTCGTCAGGGTTGGGAACTGCCGTCTTAG
- a CDS encoding sulfatase-like hydrolase/transferase, whose product MNDRPPMTTAVPLLRRLCLVIGLLLSTNGFGDDGETTDSADQRAAVHLLSEEWMRDPYIVLHRDGNYYLTCTRLGHTTGGVQGIETWKSTNLTDWTPAGVPWTFDDSSWIKDVKPRPQDRKDEFWLWAPELHFLNDRWVGVHTTNRGRANLLVSKSPSITSEYTEPMENSFGHRHDPFVFNHDDGSNWLVWACAKIAKLKPDFSGFEGKEISIRPSDRKLGHEGCVIRKIGSKYVLFGTAWSTDQMRHGTYNLYYCTADNLTGPYGPRQFAGRFCGHGTPFQDKSGRWWTTAFLNGQYETDPVKGQALIDQGKAWTLNPKGLTLVPLDVRIQEDSDVRVRAIPTEYANPGPEEVQQFDVTRPTFSVISPVSEPSFESAQIASGPKLQTGDWIVNDSQTVTGQHIRLRGNLILDPGAELTLVDCTIELIGDRSRDHIVDWRGGNLTTRNTTIGGGLVDGRAIHTVFHVYNGRWDATDTVVQYAYGISFGRDASVPSVLRATRLTAGPRHDAILLANHGDVELTDCNFPIAVGVFADQGGEVSLDLPVGKPVSMMFDKTVIPGCTYRAKLTRHTVDGQWFVFVRSIKPADEAPPYTVVLNDCPKVLPSVLSWNVKADLRISKDLSEPLVVGNTTIKRGEHPPGITMWSFYGGGDRYDLTLRGSNVRIAEFMHRGGRARILGDPDADNLFNLGCTTLEMSNDAQLQLSHVHLGRPANWSPSPAMAEVNLTDDARLTGENCTANNVEFHASDNSSVKVQLSTTDGEINQVEEGGQIQLISASSPKRHNVLMIAVDDLKAISSNHVAGKDHFLHHLYPDQRLRAEVQKRLTPNIDRLAAMSMEFTRATCSSPVCNPSRAAIMTGIPGTVSGLTGNYDSVFFRDWEFGGKKPLADAITLPELLKSNGWYTASSGKIFHSSSMRDESDFPRSWNDWTRVSKGAGKVKLTRWSEPIKNTSYGSLHQSGQEGDDDATFDQCADYRRADLFGRLLENGTVVNRDDSFALPKDSPFFLACGIFRPHAPYFVTKDLIDLFPISEMSADRELMNRLIADCDDLCPAGLRTTSVKRDGDKFVYNSQPFAMRLKAGLELQPGDGDLGSWASMIQHYLASVALADRCIGRLIDGLEASDHDDNTMVILWSDHGYHLGEKMHEAKYKLWDDAGNVMFMIHDPQSPKSHGKVYSKPVSLLDVYPTVASVAGIEMPDERQNGVDLSKVLSDPTQQRSDHVVGAWSANRPETLDMFIMNDTYRLLRFKDDPKQIELYKIDVDPNEETNLADDPAYATVIDDLTKQLDSYPRTQFRPNVQPK is encoded by the coding sequence ATGAATGATCGTCCGCCAATGACAACGGCGGTACCGCTGTTGCGACGACTCTGTTTGGTTATCGGGTTGCTATTGTCGACCAATGGATTCGGCGACGATGGTGAGACGACCGATTCTGCTGACCAACGCGCGGCGGTGCATCTGCTTTCGGAGGAATGGATGCGTGATCCGTATATCGTGCTGCATCGCGATGGCAACTACTACTTGACCTGCACCCGACTTGGTCACACCACCGGTGGCGTTCAAGGGATTGAGACTTGGAAGAGCACGAACCTGACCGATTGGACTCCGGCGGGAGTTCCGTGGACGTTCGATGATTCGAGTTGGATCAAAGACGTCAAACCACGCCCGCAAGATCGCAAGGATGAGTTTTGGCTGTGGGCTCCTGAACTGCACTTCCTGAATGATCGCTGGGTCGGCGTGCATACGACCAACCGCGGGCGAGCCAATCTGCTGGTTTCAAAATCGCCCAGCATCACGTCCGAATACACCGAGCCGATGGAGAACAGCTTTGGGCATCGGCACGATCCGTTTGTGTTCAACCATGACGACGGATCAAACTGGTTGGTGTGGGCGTGTGCCAAAATTGCCAAGTTGAAGCCCGACTTCAGTGGCTTTGAGGGCAAAGAAATCTCGATTCGTCCGTCGGATCGAAAACTGGGTCATGAGGGTTGTGTGATCCGCAAAATTGGTAGCAAGTATGTGCTGTTTGGCACTGCTTGGAGCACCGACCAAATGCGTCACGGGACTTACAATCTCTACTACTGCACCGCTGACAATCTGACCGGTCCGTATGGCCCACGTCAGTTCGCTGGTCGTTTTTGTGGGCACGGAACGCCCTTTCAAGACAAGTCGGGACGATGGTGGACGACCGCGTTTCTGAACGGCCAGTACGAGACCGATCCGGTCAAGGGCCAAGCATTGATCGACCAGGGGAAAGCGTGGACGCTCAATCCCAAAGGTTTGACGCTGGTGCCCCTGGATGTACGAATTCAGGAAGATAGCGACGTTCGTGTTCGAGCTATTCCAACCGAATACGCAAATCCCGGTCCGGAAGAGGTTCAGCAATTCGACGTCACGCGTCCAACGTTCTCCGTCATTTCGCCGGTATCGGAACCGAGTTTCGAATCAGCCCAAATCGCTTCTGGTCCGAAGTTGCAGACAGGTGACTGGATCGTCAACGATTCGCAAACGGTGACGGGCCAGCACATTCGTCTGCGCGGGAACCTGATTCTCGATCCAGGTGCAGAACTGACGCTGGTCGATTGCACAATCGAATTGATCGGCGACCGCTCGCGGGATCACATTGTCGATTGGCGCGGCGGGAACTTGACGACTCGCAACACGACGATCGGCGGCGGGCTGGTCGATGGACGGGCGATTCATACTGTCTTTCATGTCTACAACGGACGCTGGGATGCGACCGATACCGTGGTCCAGTACGCCTACGGAATCAGTTTCGGAAGAGATGCAAGCGTGCCATCCGTCTTGCGAGCAACACGACTGACCGCAGGTCCGCGTCACGATGCGATTCTGTTAGCCAATCACGGCGATGTGGAACTAACCGATTGCAATTTCCCGATCGCGGTTGGTGTTTTCGCCGACCAGGGCGGCGAGGTCTCGCTTGACCTGCCTGTCGGCAAGCCTGTCAGCATGATGTTTGACAAGACGGTCATCCCAGGATGCACCTACCGCGCCAAGCTGACTCGTCACACCGTCGACGGTCAATGGTTCGTCTTCGTGCGAAGTATCAAGCCCGCCGATGAAGCGCCTCCGTACACCGTCGTGCTCAATGATTGCCCGAAAGTTTTGCCGTCGGTGTTGAGTTGGAATGTGAAGGCCGATTTGCGAATCAGCAAAGACTTGAGTGAACCATTGGTTGTCGGCAACACAACGATCAAGCGAGGCGAACATCCGCCCGGCATCACCATGTGGAGCTTCTACGGCGGCGGAGACCGATACGACCTGACACTGCGCGGTAGCAACGTTCGGATCGCTGAGTTCATGCATCGTGGCGGAAGAGCTCGCATCCTGGGCGATCCCGATGCCGACAACTTGTTCAACCTCGGCTGCACGACGCTGGAAATGTCCAACGACGCGCAGCTCCAGCTCAGCCATGTGCATTTGGGCAGACCGGCGAACTGGAGTCCCTCGCCCGCGATGGCCGAAGTGAACTTGACGGATGACGCTCGACTGACTGGCGAGAACTGCACCGCCAACAATGTCGAGTTCCATGCAAGCGACAATTCGAGTGTCAAGGTTCAGCTTTCAACAACAGACGGTGAGATCAATCAAGTCGAGGAGGGTGGTCAGATTCAACTAATTTCTGCCTCATCTCCGAAGCGACACAATGTATTGATGATCGCGGTCGACGACTTGAAGGCGATCTCGTCAAACCACGTCGCCGGCAAAGACCACTTTCTGCATCATCTGTATCCCGATCAGAGACTTCGCGCCGAAGTCCAGAAGCGGTTGACGCCGAACATCGACCGACTCGCCGCGATGTCGATGGAATTCACGCGAGCGACATGTTCCTCGCCGGTGTGCAATCCTTCCCGAGCCGCCATCATGACGGGAATCCCGGGCACGGTCTCGGGACTGACCGGGAACTATGATTCGGTCTTCTTTCGCGACTGGGAATTTGGCGGCAAGAAACCGCTCGCCGACGCAATCACACTTCCAGAACTCCTCAAGTCCAACGGCTGGTACACGGCCAGCAGCGGCAAGATTTTCCATAGCTCGTCGATGCGAGACGAGTCGGATTTCCCGCGATCTTGGAACGATTGGACTCGCGTGAGCAAGGGAGCCGGCAAGGTCAAACTGACACGTTGGAGTGAGCCGATCAAGAACACTTCTTACGGAAGCCTGCATCAATCCGGACAAGAAGGCGACGATGACGCGACGTTCGATCAGTGTGCGGACTACCGCCGCGCCGACCTGTTTGGCCGATTGCTTGAAAACGGCACCGTGGTGAACCGGGACGATTCGTTTGCGCTGCCGAAGGATTCGCCGTTCTTCTTAGCTTGCGGCATCTTTCGGCCACACGCCCCGTACTTTGTCACCAAAGACTTGATCGACCTATTTCCGATTTCCGAAATGTCGGCGGACCGCGAATTGATGAATCGCCTGATCGCCGACTGCGACGACCTCTGCCCCGCTGGACTGCGAACGACCAGCGTTAAGCGTGACGGTGACAAGTTTGTTTACAACAGCCAGCCATTCGCAATGCGATTGAAAGCTGGCCTTGAACTGCAACCCGGAGACGGAGACCTCGGATCGTGGGCGTCGATGATCCAGCACTACCTTGCCTCGGTGGCATTGGCGGATCGCTGCATCGGTCGTTTGATCGACGGATTAGAAGCCAGCGATCATGACGACAACACCATGGTGATTCTTTGGAGCGATCATGGTTATCACCTTGGCGAAAAGATGCACGAGGCAAAGTACAAATTGTGGGATGACGCGGGTAATGTCATGTTCATGATCCATGACCCACAGAGTCCGAAGAGCCACGGGAAGGTCTATTCCAAACCAGTGAGCTTGTTGGACGTCTATCCAACGGTTGCGTCAGTCGCGGGCATTGAGATGCCCGACGAACGACAGAACGGCGTCGACTTATCGAAAGTCTTGTCGGATCCGACGCAGCAACGCAGCGATCACGTCGTTGGGGCATGGAGCGCGAACAGACCCGAGACGTTGGACATGTTCATCATGAATGACACTTACCGTTTGCTGCGTTTCAAAGATGACCCTAAGCAAATTGAACTTTACAAAATCGATGTTGACCCTAACGAAGAAACCAATTTGGCCGACGATCCTGCGTATGCAACCGTGATTGACGACCTGACAAAACAACTCGATTCCTATCCGAGAACACAATTCAGGCCAAACGTCCAGCCGAAATAA
- a CDS encoding family 43 glycosylhydrolase: MSIPIITNCIGSFLVLLSLCESVAADETSRPNFLFIAIDDLNDFAGYAAEEPGNFLQVIYPDADVRAEVCKRLTPNLDRLARESAPFMRAYCPSALCGPSRTSLMTGVPPYQSGYYLHDRHFRTYDSLKDAVTLPQQLKQSGYYTTGLGKLFHKSTGTVDGPLKNDWSDARHSWSQWINHVSGCNGGRPSMYSPPNGGNMVFGPSRLKLEQSGDWITADFAARLIEHGTAEIKGNGKRGKDGPDSVTLPDDQPFFLGCGIFRPHLPFHAPQRFFDLFPTDQMTGLNRQSLESVIADLDDLPSGAQRFSDFTGGKMKVVMEHARSIGGTKAEIPAWREMVQSYLGCVAFADACLGRLLDGYEKSPQHENTVLFLWSDHGYHLGAKYHVAKQALWEEANRVQFIVHDPRKPGSCDGKLRRQLVSLNDLYPTICELAGTDVGPQLAVGKSIVPLIEDVDAPAVHEHLLMTYMKGNHSVRTATHKLNRYRDESLELYNMVNDPSQLDNLAGEPALSDTQEKLSQIVVQATSLPEQQAASQVKDKGNKQDRPAARATNNPLQVDGHDFFGADPSVVIADDGRLFLFPTTDNRDWNQQFGWSSYSTTDLVNWTNHGVVFSNEDSAWGTLKAWAPDVTKKDGKYYLYYYFNNGGGGKGGVGVAVADQAEGPFKELTKEKLCRGHDPAVFGDDDGRYWLYLQDEVYELGDDMASLKSGPTNLNLEYRPERFEAAYVFKREDIYYFTIARGWNNLIYYTGKSPTGPFEFRGEFMKPYGGNNHHSIVKYTGRWMIFYHEWVKNDPVHQRQLRAEYLNFNEDGTIQMVEPTEAGVSQPELKNVGVDGNPKRKRGPGPPDSLSLTRRVPNRNADNLAAHHRAFQILDEKVRDPFITRGPDGRFYLTGTTAGSHWGDKVGIRLWKSENLIDWEDVGYVWELNKDGKQQGSWHFDRQAKASVKNGRAIWAPEIHYLNGTWWIPHSVNVAGHGLLKSTSGKHEGPYVSLPAIADRGIDAHLFQEDGKTYYLWGYDNIVRMKDDLSGTAEELKRITPSGKHPLGYEGILVQKIGNKYLLIASGRYGYELSDTYDLYYCVADSLHGPYGPRRMAVKNAGHGNLFQDDDGRWWCTAFDHEFVQSKNRWTPWIVPIEIVETDDDIVIEVNDQRFRPTAEDQQQVEQLNETGIPSGREGKKPWDQ, from the coding sequence ATGTCGATTCCAATCATCACGAATTGCATTGGCTCTTTTCTGGTCTTGCTTAGTCTTTGCGAGTCAGTAGCCGCCGACGAAACTTCTCGCCCAAACTTTCTGTTCATCGCGATTGATGACCTGAATGACTTTGCTGGGTATGCAGCGGAAGAGCCCGGAAACTTCCTGCAGGTGATCTACCCGGATGCTGATGTTCGCGCGGAAGTGTGCAAACGGCTGACGCCCAACCTTGATCGGCTGGCACGAGAAAGTGCTCCATTCATGCGAGCCTATTGCCCAAGTGCGCTTTGCGGTCCTTCGCGAACTTCACTGATGACCGGCGTACCACCGTATCAATCCGGCTACTATCTGCACGATCGCCACTTCCGAACTTATGACTCGCTGAAAGACGCTGTCACGCTGCCGCAACAACTCAAGCAAAGCGGGTACTACACGACCGGCCTCGGCAAGTTGTTCCACAAGTCCACGGGAACCGTCGACGGACCGCTCAAGAATGACTGGTCCGACGCACGTCACTCTTGGTCGCAATGGATCAATCACGTCAGCGGATGCAACGGTGGCAGGCCAAGTATGTATTCGCCACCGAATGGCGGGAATATGGTGTTCGGTCCATCCCGGCTTAAGCTGGAGCAGTCGGGAGACTGGATAACTGCAGACTTTGCCGCTCGCTTAATTGAACATGGAACGGCGGAGATCAAAGGCAATGGTAAACGCGGCAAGGACGGCCCGGATTCCGTGACCTTGCCCGACGACCAACCGTTCTTTCTTGGGTGCGGAATCTTTCGCCCTCATCTACCGTTCCACGCACCGCAGCGATTCTTTGATCTCTTTCCAACGGACCAGATGACAGGGCTGAATCGTCAGTCTCTCGAATCAGTCATCGCCGACTTGGATGATCTGCCCAGCGGTGCGCAGCGTTTCAGTGACTTCACCGGTGGCAAGATGAAAGTGGTGATGGAGCACGCCCGTTCGATCGGTGGCACAAAAGCTGAAATACCGGCATGGCGTGAGATGGTTCAATCGTATCTCGGTTGCGTCGCGTTCGCCGACGCGTGTCTCGGTCGACTACTCGATGGCTATGAGAAATCGCCGCAACATGAAAACACGGTTCTCTTTCTGTGGAGCGATCACGGTTATCACTTGGGTGCGAAGTATCACGTCGCGAAACAGGCGTTGTGGGAGGAAGCCAACCGCGTGCAGTTTATCGTCCATGATCCACGCAAGCCCGGTAGTTGTGACGGAAAACTCCGTCGTCAACTCGTCAGTTTGAACGATCTCTATCCGACGATTTGCGAGTTGGCCGGGACTGATGTCGGTCCACAACTTGCAGTCGGCAAGAGCATCGTGCCGCTGATCGAAGATGTAGACGCGCCGGCGGTACATGAGCATCTGTTGATGACGTACATGAAGGGCAACCACAGCGTCCGCACGGCGACTCACAAGTTGAATCGTTACCGAGACGAGAGTCTTGAGCTGTACAACATGGTGAACGACCCCTCGCAGTTGGACAATCTCGCGGGCGAGCCGGCGTTGAGCGATACCCAAGAGAAGTTGTCGCAAATCGTAGTGCAGGCTACGAGTCTGCCGGAACAACAAGCTGCGAGTCAGGTCAAAGACAAGGGTAACAAGCAAGATCGGCCAGCAGCCCGTGCTACGAACAACCCATTGCAAGTCGACGGGCACGATTTCTTTGGAGCCGATCCCTCGGTCGTCATTGCCGACGATGGACGATTGTTTCTGTTTCCGACGACCGACAATCGCGACTGGAACCAACAGTTTGGTTGGTCGAGCTACTCGACGACCGATCTGGTGAATTGGACCAATCATGGCGTCGTGTTTTCCAACGAAGACTCCGCTTGGGGAACGCTTAAAGCGTGGGCGCCTGACGTTACAAAGAAAGACGGCAAGTACTACTTGTACTATTACTTCAACAACGGCGGTGGCGGCAAAGGTGGCGTCGGAGTCGCCGTTGCTGACCAAGCGGAAGGCCCGTTCAAGGAATTGACGAAGGAGAAGCTTTGCCGCGGACATGACCCGGCAGTCTTCGGCGACGATGATGGGCGGTACTGGCTCTACTTGCAGGACGAAGTCTACGAGCTGGGCGATGACATGGCGTCGCTGAAGTCGGGGCCAACGAACCTCAACCTCGAATATCGCCCGGAGAGGTTTGAAGCCGCTTACGTCTTCAAGCGGGAGGATATTTACTACTTCACGATCGCTCGCGGTTGGAACAACCTGATTTACTACACCGGGAAATCACCAACGGGACCGTTTGAGTTTCGCGGCGAATTCATGAAGCCGTACGGTGGCAACAATCACCATTCGATCGTGAAATACACCGGACGCTGGATGATCTTTTACCACGAGTGGGTGAAGAACGATCCCGTTCACCAACGACAACTTCGCGCTGAGTATTTGAATTTCAATGAAGACGGCACGATTCAAATGGTCGAACCAACGGAAGCCGGCGTTTCGCAGCCAGAACTGAAAAACGTTGGTGTCGATGGTAACCCGAAGCGAAAGCGAGGCCCCGGCCCGCCCGATTCTCTCTCGCTCACGCGTCGGGTTCCCAACAGAAACGCCGACAACCTTGCCGCACATCACCGAGCCTTTCAAATCCTTGATGAGAAGGTTCGTGATCCATTCATCACTCGTGGCCCCGATGGACGGTTCTATTTGACCGGTACGACGGCTGGATCGCACTGGGGTGACAAGGTCGGCATTCGCTTGTGGAAGTCCGAGAACCTGATCGACTGGGAAGACGTTGGTTACGTGTGGGAACTGAACAAGGACGGAAAGCAACAGGGCAGTTGGCATTTCGATCGTCAAGCCAAAGCGAGCGTCAAGAACGGACGAGCCATCTGGGCACCGGAAATCCACTACCTCAATGGAACTTGGTGGATTCCACACAGTGTCAACGTTGCTGGCCACGGTTTGCTGAAGAGCACGTCCGGTAAGCACGAGGGGCCGTACGTTTCTCTACCAGCGATTGCTGACCGTGGCATCGACGCTCATTTGTTTCAAGAAGACGGCAAGACGTATTACTTATGGGGCTACGACAATATCGTTCGGATGAAAGATGACCTGTCGGGGACAGCCGAGGAGCTGAAACGAATCACTCCTTCTGGGAAGCACCCGCTCGGATACGAAGGAATTCTGGTTCAGAAGATCGGCAACAAGTACTTGCTGATCGCGTCGGGACGATATGGCTACGAGCTATCGGACACGTACGACTTATATTACTGCGTCGCTGACTCGCTGCACGGTCCCTACGGTCCGCGACGAATGGCAGTCAAAAACGCTGGCCACGGAAACCTATTCCAAGACGACGATGGTCGCTGGTGGTGTACGGCCTTCGATCACGAATTCGTGCAGAGCAAGAATCGTTGGACACCGTGGATCGTTCCCATTGAGATCGTCGAGACCGACGACGACATCGTCATCGAAGTGAACGATCAGCGATTTCGGCCAACAGCAGAGGATCAGCAACAAGTCGAACAGCTGAATGAAACAGGAATTCCATCCGGACGCGAGGGAAAGAAACCATGGGACCAATAG
- a CDS encoding sulfatase-like hydrolase/transferase, which yields MTFAQESDAADQPNIVLVFIDDMGWGDFSCFGNDDAETPNIDRLATEGVRFEQFYVNSPICSPSRTAISTGQYPQRWRITSFLNNRKDNQRRGMAQWLDPKAPMLARSLHEAGYTTGHFGKWHMGGQRDVNEAPEITEYGFDESLTNFEGMGPKLLPLTLKPGQKKPGKIWGKAENLGEGYRWMLRSEITTGFVDAAIPFIDKAAKANKPFYINLWPDDVHAPFWPPVETWGDGSKRRLYLSVLESMDKQFGKLFDRIRDDDALRDNTLILVCSDNGPAQGAGEAGPFRGFKTHLYEGGVRSPLVVWGPGIAKKQNHVDKQSVFSAIDLVPTLLELTNTPFPKDTTFDGEHLVNTLLGEGGSRDAPIFFRRPPDRDSFYGVEDLPDLAVRSSKWNLLCEYDGSDVELYDLSTDPSESMNLADQHVEVVSELTKSLLSWHQSMPPDNGPSL from the coding sequence ATGACTTTCGCTCAAGAGAGCGATGCAGCAGACCAACCGAACATCGTTTTGGTGTTCATCGATGACATGGGTTGGGGCGACTTTTCGTGCTTCGGTAACGACGACGCCGAAACGCCCAATATCGACCGACTGGCGACCGAAGGTGTTCGATTCGAGCAGTTCTATGTCAACTCGCCGATCTGCTCACCCTCACGAACTGCGATTTCGACTGGCCAGTATCCGCAGCGTTGGCGGATCACGTCTTTCCTGAACAACCGCAAGGACAACCAGCGACGAGGAATGGCGCAGTGGCTTGATCCGAAGGCACCGATGCTGGCTCGATCACTTCACGAGGCAGGCTACACGACCGGGCATTTCGGTAAGTGGCACATGGGCGGCCAACGCGATGTCAATGAGGCACCGGAGATCACCGAGTATGGTTTCGATGAATCGCTCACTAACTTTGAAGGAATGGGACCGAAGCTTCTGCCGCTGACGCTGAAGCCGGGGCAAAAGAAGCCCGGCAAAATTTGGGGTAAGGCCGAAAATTTGGGCGAGGGCTATCGGTGGATGCTTCGCAGCGAGATCACGACAGGTTTCGTGGACGCCGCGATTCCGTTCATCGACAAAGCTGCGAAAGCTAACAAGCCGTTCTACATCAATCTCTGGCCCGATGATGTTCACGCACCATTTTGGCCTCCCGTGGAAACTTGGGGTGATGGCTCAAAACGGCGACTCTACTTGTCGGTGCTGGAGTCAATGGACAAGCAGTTCGGCAAACTGTTTGATCGCATTCGAGACGACGACGCACTTCGTGACAATACGTTGATATTGGTTTGCTCCGACAACGGTCCGGCACAAGGGGCTGGCGAAGCGGGACCGTTTCGCGGCTTCAAAACGCACCTCTACGAGGGTGGCGTCCGTTCGCCGCTCGTGGTTTGGGGGCCGGGAATTGCGAAGAAGCAAAACCATGTGGACAAGCAATCCGTGTTCTCCGCCATCGACCTTGTCCCGACTCTATTGGAACTGACGAACACGCCGTTTCCCAAAGACACAACATTCGATGGTGAGCATCTGGTCAACACGCTGCTTGGCGAAGGTGGCTCACGCGACGCACCCATCTTCTTCCGCCGCCCACCCGATCGAGATTCCTTCTACGGGGTCGAAGACCTTCCTGATCTGGCGGTTCGATCCAGCAAGTGGAACTTGCTTTGCGAGTACGACGGTAGCGACGTCGAGCTGTACGACCTGAGCACTGACCCATCGGAGTCAATGAACCTAGCCGACCAGCATGTGGAAGTTGTAAGCGAACTAACGAAGTCGCTGCTGAGTTGGCATCAGTCCATGCCGCCAGACAATGGTCCCAGCCTTTAG